A genomic window from Sulfurimonas sp. hsl 1-7 includes:
- the neuC gene encoding UDP-N-acetylglucosamine 2-epimerase — MRKICVVTTTRAEYGLLKPLMEEIKSDSLLELQTLITGTHLEAEFGETYKEIEKDFDITAKVPMELSSDTAKDLSCSMAKLQCDITKTLQQLKPDIVVILGDRYEILSVATAAFMLHIPITHIHGGEVTEGAIDDSIRHAVTKLSHLHFTSTEIYKQRVIQLGEDPKRVFNVGALGVENSKKVQRLSKKDFEDSIGCELGEKNLLLTYHPQTISELTPKEQFQALLDALDQFEDIKIIFTKANADEGGKIINTMIDEYVSNNLHRAVSFTSLGQLRYFNAIRYVDAVIGNSSSGILEVPSFNKPTINIGDRQKGRVMAKSVINCSVNKNEIVKAIENVYKSKEKTFTTTKNPYEGIKTAHTIKEELKNVSLQTIFQKSFYDLGGDDAKI, encoded by the coding sequence ATGAGAAAAATCTGTGTAGTAACGACAACCCGGGCAGAATATGGACTTTTAAAACCTCTTATGGAGGAGATCAAAAGTGATTCTCTATTGGAATTACAAACGCTTATTACAGGGACACATTTAGAAGCAGAATTTGGTGAGACATATAAAGAGATAGAAAAAGATTTCGATATCACTGCCAAAGTGCCCATGGAACTCTCTAGTGATACAGCAAAAGATCTATCGTGTTCTATGGCAAAACTTCAATGCGATATAACAAAAACACTCCAACAACTTAAACCAGATATAGTAGTAATTTTAGGGGATCGTTATGAGATACTCAGCGTTGCTACGGCTGCATTTATGCTCCATATCCCTATTACCCATATTCATGGTGGAGAGGTAACCGAGGGGGCTATTGATGATTCGATCAGACATGCTGTTACAAAACTTTCTCACCTCCATTTTACATCTACAGAGATCTATAAACAAAGGGTTATTCAACTCGGAGAAGATCCAAAAAGAGTGTTTAATGTCGGAGCATTAGGAGTTGAAAACTCTAAAAAAGTTCAACGTTTAAGTAAGAAAGATTTTGAAGACTCTATCGGTTGTGAACTTGGAGAAAAGAATCTCCTTCTTACCTACCATCCGCAGACGATCTCTGAATTAACACCCAAAGAGCAATTTCAGGCACTTTTAGATGCTCTTGACCAGTTTGAAGATATAAAGATCATTTTTACTAAAGCAAATGCCGATGAGGGTGGAAAAATAATCAATACGATGATCGATGAGTATGTTAGTAATAATTTACACAGGGCAGTCTCGTTTACCTCTTTAGGGCAACTGCGTTACTTTAATGCCATTAGATATGTTGATGCCGTTATAGGCAACAGTTCAAGCGGGATTTTAGAGGTACCGAGTTTTAATAAACCTACGATCAACATAGGGGATCGTCAAAAAGGGAGAGTCATGGCCAAGAGTGTCATCAACTGCTCTGTCAATAAAAACGAGATAGTTAAAGCTATCGAAAATGTATATAAAAGCAAAGAAAAAACTTTCACAACAACAAAAAACCCGTATGAGGGAATAAAAACTGCTCACACTATCAAAGAAGAGTTAAAAAACGTTTCATTACAAACAATTTTTCAAAAAAGTTTTTATGATTTAGGAGGGGATGATGCAAAAATATAA
- a CDS encoding nucleotidyltransferase family protein: MQKYKEILLHKQATIKKALEVIDKGAMRIAIVLDDNERVVGTLTDGDIRRGLLHGLTLDSSIEDLYFKEPTLATINDSKELIVQKAIRKQIYQIPIIDNDGKLVKIEDLANLLKTNAKKNHVILMAGGLGTRLRPLTHDVPKPLLKVGNKPILETIIENFAKYGFVNITISVNYKADMIKEHFGDGSALGVNIDYIQETQRLGTAGALSLIKDRPQEPFFVMNADLLTNVNFEHLLDFHSFEHSVATMCVREYDYQVPYGVIQTDGSRITAIEEKPVHKFFVNAGIYVLSPQVFEYIPKEEFYDMPTLFEDIIKDDLKTISFPIHEYWLDIGRMSDFEQAQTEYGEIF; this comes from the coding sequence ATGCAAAAATATAAAGAGATACTGTTACATAAACAAGCAACTATCAAAAAAGCCCTGGAAGTTATCGATAAAGGGGCAATGAGAATTGCTATTGTTTTAGATGACAATGAAAGAGTTGTAGGGACACTTACCGATGGAGATATTCGCAGGGGTCTGCTTCACGGTCTTACACTCGATTCTTCTATAGAAGATCTTTATTTTAAAGAACCAACCTTAGCAACTATCAACGATTCTAAAGAACTTATAGTTCAAAAAGCTATTCGTAAACAGATCTATCAAATCCCGATTATCGACAATGACGGCAAACTCGTAAAGATCGAAGACCTCGCAAACCTCTTAAAAACCAATGCGAAAAAAAATCATGTAATACTTATGGCCGGCGGTCTGGGTACACGTCTAAGACCTTTAACACATGATGTTCCAAAACCCCTTCTAAAAGTGGGAAATAAACCGATACTTGAAACTATTATTGAAAACTTTGCAAAATACGGTTTTGTAAATATCACTATCAGTGTGAACTACAAAGCGGATATGATAAAAGAGCATTTTGGTGACGGAAGTGCTTTAGGGGTGAACATTGACTATATCCAAGAGACTCAAAGACTCGGTACTGCAGGGGCACTCAGCCTTATAAAAGATAGACCGCAAGAGCCGTTTTTTGTCATGAATGCAGATCTGCTTACAAATGTTAATTTTGAACATCTTCTTGATTTTCACTCATTTGAGCATTCTGTAGCGACCATGTGTGTACGAGAGTATGATTATCAGGTTCCTTATGGAGTGATCCAGACTGATGGAAGCCGCATCACTGCCATAGAGGAGAAACCTGTTCATAAGTTTTTTGTCAATGCCGGTATCTATGTACTTTCACCTCAAGTTTTCGAGTATATTCCAAAAGAAGAGTTTTATGACATGCCGACACTTTTCGAAGATATCATTAAAGATGATCTAAAAACCATCTCTTTTCCGATCCATGAGTATTGGCTGGATATCGGTCGTATGAGTGACTTTGAACAGGCACAAACTGAATATGGTGAGATATTTTAA
- a CDS encoding cytidylyltransferase domain-containing protein yields the protein MLNGKTFLAVIPARGGSKRLPRKNVLDLAGKPLIGWSIEAAQKSKYLDALVVSSDDSEILELSKNYGAETLLRPQELASDTATTFDTLKHVIENSKEYDYIVLLQPTSPLRTAQDIDEAIKFLINKDAEGIISVCEMEHSPLWSNTLSEDKSMEHFLKEEVLNKRSQDLETYYRLNGAIYIAKIDKFLENGSFFLKNNIFAYEMPQQHSIDIDTKIDFLFAELLLKEQNG from the coding sequence ATGCTTAACGGGAAAACTTTTTTAGCTGTTATTCCTGCACGAGGCGGCAGTAAACGCTTGCCCCGAAAAAATGTTTTAGATTTGGCAGGCAAACCGCTGATAGGATGGAGCATTGAAGCAGCGCAAAAAAGTAAGTATCTAGATGCTCTTGTAGTCTCCAGCGATGATAGTGAGATCTTAGAGCTTTCCAAAAACTACGGAGCTGAAACACTACTGCGTCCGCAGGAATTAGCAAGTGATACGGCAACTACCTTTGATACACTAAAACATGTAATAGAGAACTCAAAAGAATATGACTACATTGTTTTACTCCAGCCTACAAGTCCTTTAAGAACGGCTCAGGATATAGATGAGGCGATAAAGTTTCTCATTAACAAAGACGCTGAGGGCATAATTTCTGTTTGTGAGATGGAGCATAGTCCTCTTTGGAGCAATACACTATCTGAAGATAAGTCAATGGAGCATTTTTTAAAAGAGGAAGTGCTCAACAAGCGAAGTCAAGATTTAGAAACATATTACAGGCTCAACGGTGCAATATATATTGCCAAAATAGATAAATTTTTAGAAAACGGTAGCTTTTTTCTGAAAAATAATATTTTCGCTTACGAGATGCCGCAACAACACTCGATCGATATAGATACAAAGATCGACTTTTTATTTGCAGAACTTCTACTAAAGGAACAGAATGGATAA
- a CDS encoding 6-hydroxymethylpterin diphosphokinase MptE-like protein — protein MDNQRIEQEAQEKFQKNLLFFQKEVPVLYEKLMAFENAIANGYYTQKYNLEYTKEGYFDVQEIESGKWLYGVNSDKHAEIIAKNIDYSKQDNLFETFRDLTFSEESLKQYEEMDIVDSSLSTIAPIVHYTNQYASKETTTMKKIYKFIFMGVGLGLHLIKVHEKIHATTYFIVEDDLELFYLSLYVTDYQLLKDDGVTIIFSIFDDEEAFRYKVYSFLRTMPVYNHYLKYFPLLSHSTEKLKIMHSAIISQDYLKFPHSAVMQVYLRPLEYLKEQYKFVSINGLKKASIFHTNPILVLGAGPSLQKDIEWVKNNKGHFIIIAVSAALGLLEKNNIKPDIIIHVDGFEASMKHLEKVSSMEFFDDSITLFASFTYPEFAQAFKKENMYIFQAAASIKKDYGHITASNVGIMSYVLSIYFGAKQIYTLGLDMALDAETGQTHLEGHLHSKALDIKHELDLEEDINYHETVLSTKGNFLDEVPTTPHFIASLMEIKGIVRNLQKDDQHSFNLSDGAYISNTTPLKSEDFDPQSLPVLDKQKLFKDLKSTFEDASDIGLTQEEYQDIQQRVIHAKNILKRIEEFKTLKFSSIDQYHYDLLGLFIDILTEHDVEEAKDTNNIITLYIQMISGYLFDFINTKEIDNPKRHIKKLNKLLVTQLTRVVTYYEEFLENFLKSVEHH, from the coding sequence ATGGATAATCAACGCATAGAGCAAGAAGCACAAGAGAAATTTCAAAAAAACTTACTATTTTTTCAAAAAGAAGTACCCGTTCTATATGAAAAATTAATGGCTTTTGAAAATGCAATCGCCAATGGTTACTACACACAAAAGTATAATTTAGAGTATACAAAAGAGGGATATTTTGATGTCCAAGAGATAGAGAGTGGAAAATGGCTTTACGGTGTTAATAGTGACAAACATGCCGAAATAATTGCTAAAAATATAGATTATTCAAAACAAGACAACCTCTTTGAAACTTTTAGAGACTTAACATTTTCAGAGGAAAGTTTAAAGCAGTATGAAGAGATGGATATCGTAGATTCTTCACTCTCAACTATTGCTCCGATCGTACATTATACGAATCAGTATGCTTCAAAAGAAACAACAACTATGAAAAAGATTTACAAGTTTATTTTTATGGGTGTTGGACTTGGACTACATCTTATAAAAGTGCATGAAAAAATCCATGCTACTACATATTTTATAGTAGAAGATGACCTTGAACTATTTTATCTATCACTCTATGTTACTGACTATCAACTTCTTAAAGATGATGGCGTAACAATCATCTTTTCTATCTTTGACGATGAAGAAGCATTTAGATATAAAGTATATTCATTCTTACGTACAATGCCTGTATATAACCACTATCTAAAATACTTCCCTCTTCTAAGCCATTCAACAGAAAAACTAAAGATTATGCATAGTGCTATCATCTCTCAAGATTACCTGAAGTTCCCTCATTCAGCAGTAATGCAGGTATATCTAAGACCATTGGAATATCTCAAAGAACAATACAAGTTTGTCAGTATTAACGGATTAAAAAAAGCTTCAATTTTCCATACAAATCCTATCTTAGTTCTTGGGGCAGGTCCCTCTTTACAAAAAGATATAGAATGGGTTAAAAACAACAAAGGACACTTCATTATTATTGCCGTAAGTGCTGCTTTAGGCTTATTGGAGAAAAATAATATAAAGCCTGACATCATTATCCATGTTGATGGATTTGAAGCGAGTATGAAACACCTTGAAAAGGTCTCTTCTATGGAGTTCTTTGATGACAGTATTACTCTTTTTGCCTCTTTTACATACCCTGAATTTGCACAAGCTTTCAAAAAAGAGAATATGTACATCTTCCAAGCGGCAGCTTCAATCAAAAAAGATTATGGACATATTACGGCTTCAAATGTTGGTATTATGAGTTATGTGTTATCTATATATTTCGGAGCAAAACAGATCTATACACTTGGTCTTGATATGGCGCTGGATGCTGAAACAGGGCAAACACACCTTGAAGGACATCTCCATAGTAAAGCACTTGATATTAAACATGAACTCGATTTAGAAGAGGATATTAACTATCATGAAACAGTTCTTTCAACTAAAGGAAACTTTTTAGACGAGGTTCCGACTACACCACACTTTATCGCTTCACTTATGGAGATTAAAGGGATAGTACGAAATCTCCAAAAAGATGATCAACACTCTTTTAACCTTTCAGACGGAGCATATATCTCAAATACTACGCCACTTAAAAGTGAAGATTTCGATCCTCAGTCACTTCCGGTTCTTGATAAACAAAAACTCTTTAAAGATTTAAAATCAACTTTTGAAGATGCCTCTGATATTGGACTTACTCAAGAGGAATATCAAGATATACAACAACGTGTTATACATGCAAAAAACATCTTAAAACGTATAGAGGAATTTAAAACACTTAAGTTTAGTTCTATAGACCAATACCACTACGATCTTTTAGGATTGTTTATAGATATACTGACAGAACATGATGTTGAAGAAGCAAAAGATACGAATAATATCATTACACTCTATATTCAAATGATAAGCGGATACCTGTTTGACTTTATAAATACGAAAGAGATTGATAATCCAAAAAGACATATCAAAAAATTAAATAAACTGCTTGTTACACAATTAACACGTGTTGTAACATACTATGAAGAGTTTTTGGAGAACTTTTTAAAATCTGTAGAGCATCACTAG
- a CDS encoding flagellin: MGFRINTNVGAMTAHRNATLNNVQLDNSLTKLSSGLRINKAADDSAGLAIADKLKAQANGLGQATNNANDAIGLIQTADGALQEYTNIVQRIRTLAVQSANDTQDSASRSYIQTEVNRLISSASFINTQTKFNGKTLFTNSSFTFHVGAYSGETTKTTIDSMTASNVIGTAGVSTQSAAEATISAMDSALGTIDTLRASLGAAQNQLESVIRNVTTAQVNVTAAESQIRDVDFAAESANFNKRNILAQSGSYAMSQSNAVQQNVLRLLQ; encoded by the coding sequence ATGGGTTTTAGAATTAATACTAACGTTGGTGCAATGACTGCACACAGAAATGCTACGTTAAACAATGTTCAATTAGATAACAGTTTAACAAAACTTTCTTCTGGTTTAAGAATTAACAAAGCTGCTGATGATTCAGCTGGTCTTGCTATTGCTGATAAACTAAAAGCACAAGCAAATGGTCTTGGTCAAGCAACAAACAATGCAAATGATGCAATCGGTCTTATCCAAACTGCTGACGGTGCATTACAAGAGTATACAAATATCGTTCAACGTATTCGTACACTAGCGGTTCAATCTGCCAATGATACTCAAGATTCTGCTTCAAGAAGTTATATTCAGACTGAGGTTAATCGTCTTATCAGTTCTGCAAGTTTCATTAATACACAAACTAAATTCAATGGTAAAACATTATTTACTAATAGTAGTTTTACATTCCATGTTGGTGCGTACTCTGGTGAAACAACTAAAACAACAATTGATTCTATGACTGCATCAAATGTAATTGGTACTGCAGGTGTTTCTACTCAGTCTGCTGCTGAAGCTACAATCTCAGCGATGGATTCTGCACTTGGAACAATCGATACATTAAGAGCAAGTCTTGGTGCTGCACAAAACCAACTTGAATCAGTTATCAGAAACGTTACAACTGCACAAGTAAACGTAACAGCTGCTGAATCTCAAATTCGTGATGTTGACTTTGCTGCTGAGTCTGCAAACTTCAACAAAAGAAACATTTTAGCGCAATCTGGTTCATATGCTATGAGTCAGTCTAATGCTGTTCAACAAAATGTTCTTAGATTACTTCAGTAG